A DNA window from Micromonospora inyonensis contains the following coding sequences:
- a CDS encoding DNA-binding protein has protein sequence MTDKPSPFRPPHPGAERARRDHTALFRITERHADTDERRRRHAHAYVPEPYEAVSLVLALAVGAAEAAPGEEPVDHADLMAALTLVPRVRADVDTLEAGLLSLARSRGMTWQEIAFGLGLGSAQAARQRFERVAGRTGTSAG, from the coding sequence ATGACCGACAAGCCGTCCCCGTTCCGTCCCCCGCACCCCGGTGCCGAGCGCGCCCGCCGCGACCACACCGCACTCTTCCGGATCACCGAGCGGCACGCCGACACCGACGAGCGGCGACGGCGACATGCCCACGCCTACGTGCCCGAGCCCTACGAGGCGGTCAGCCTGGTGCTCGCGCTGGCCGTCGGCGCGGCCGAGGCGGCACCCGGCGAGGAACCGGTCGACCACGCCGACCTGATGGCCGCGCTGACCCTCGTGCCGCGCGTCCGCGCCGACGTCGACACCCTGGAGGCCGGACTGCTCTCGCTGGCCCGCAGCCGGGGGATGACCTGGCAGGAGATCGCCTTCGGCCTCGGCCTCGGCAGCGCCCAGGCGGCCCGGCAACGCTTCGAGCGGGTCGCCGGCCGGACCGGGACCTCCGCCGGCTGA
- a CDS encoding MmcQ/YjbR family DNA-binding protein, translating into MTRDEMLAYCLGKPGAWEDHPWEDDTVVKVGSRIFAFLGSPDAATVGVKCGPDRDVADEWLHRYPEDARPSAYIGRSGWNTLRLDGAIADDELREAVDASYDTIVAKLPKRERPTAS; encoded by the coding sequence GTGACCCGCGACGAGATGCTGGCGTACTGCCTGGGAAAACCGGGCGCCTGGGAGGACCACCCCTGGGAGGACGACACGGTGGTCAAGGTCGGCAGCCGGATCTTCGCCTTCCTCGGGAGCCCGGACGCGGCGACCGTCGGGGTCAAGTGCGGTCCGGACCGTGACGTCGCCGACGAGTGGCTGCACCGGTACCCGGAGGACGCCCGGCCCTCCGCCTACATCGGCCGGTCCGGCTGGAACACGCTGCGCCTCGACGGCGCGATCGCCGACGACGAGCTACGCGAAGCGGTCGACGCCTCGTACGACACGATCGTGGCCAAGCTGCCGAAACGCGAGCGGCCGACCGCGTCCTGA
- a CDS encoding DNA-3-methyladenine glycosylase — translation MDYSWLTAPAAQIPAVARSLLGWEVSANGVTIRLSEVEAYAGTGEDPASHAHRGPTPRTGIMFGPAGMAYAYFVFGAHWCFNIVCGAEGEAAAVLLRAGEVVDGAELARKRRGEVPDRDLARGPARLGVALGIGAEANGTSVVDGTGPLLLTPPTRPVDPSSVSAGPRVGVAAAHDVPWRFWITGDPTVSAYRRHVPRRRG, via the coding sequence GTGGACTACTCCTGGTTGACCGCACCTGCCGCCCAGATACCGGCGGTCGCCCGGTCGCTCCTCGGGTGGGAGGTCTCCGCCAACGGGGTCACGATCCGGCTGAGCGAGGTCGAGGCGTACGCCGGCACGGGGGAGGACCCCGCCTCCCATGCCCACCGAGGGCCGACTCCGCGTACCGGCATCATGTTCGGGCCCGCCGGCATGGCCTACGCCTACTTCGTGTTCGGTGCGCACTGGTGCTTCAACATCGTCTGTGGCGCCGAGGGCGAGGCGGCGGCGGTCCTGCTGCGCGCCGGTGAGGTCGTCGACGGGGCGGAACTCGCCCGCAAGCGGCGCGGTGAGGTGCCGGACCGCGATCTGGCGCGCGGCCCGGCCCGGCTGGGCGTGGCGCTCGGCATCGGTGCCGAGGCGAACGGCACCTCCGTGGTCGACGGAACCGGCCCGCTCCTGCTGACGCCGCCGACCCGTCCGGTCGACCCTTCGTCGGTCTCGGCGGGGCCGCGCGTCGGCGTGGCCGCCGCCCACGACGTGCCGTGGCGCTTCTGGATCACGGGCGACCCGACGGTCAGCGCCTACCGCCGCCACGTGCCCCGACGCCGCGGGTGA
- a CDS encoding ArsR/SmtB family transcription factor has protein sequence MHAFDVLGDPVRRRILELLADGERPAGEVGAVVQAEFGISQPAVSQHLRVLRENGFATVRAQGTRRLYAVDPTPLAEVDRWLARYRGFWEQRLDALGTELARGRRERRSAPPAPDGGAGGPAGTGDARS, from the coding sequence GTGCACGCTTTCGACGTCCTGGGCGACCCGGTCCGCCGGCGGATCCTGGAGTTGCTCGCCGACGGCGAGCGCCCGGCGGGCGAGGTCGGTGCGGTCGTCCAGGCGGAGTTCGGCATCTCCCAGCCGGCGGTCTCCCAGCATCTGCGGGTGCTGCGGGAGAACGGCTTCGCCACCGTCCGCGCCCAGGGGACCCGGCGGCTCTACGCGGTCGATCCGACCCCGCTGGCCGAGGTCGACCGGTGGCTGGCGCGTTACCGAGGGTTCTGGGAGCAACGGCTGGACGCCCTCGGTACCGAGTTGGCCCGGGGCCGGCGGGAGCGCAGGTCGGCCCCGCCCGCCCCGGACGGCGGCGCCGGCGGCCCGGCAGGCACCGGCGACGCGCGCTCCTGA
- a CDS encoding universal stress protein, with protein sequence MNRPVVVGVDGSPASLVAAAHAAQAAAQRFRPLHLVHGYLHPLGYGVPINPYDVGLPEPSEEARKMLDETAADLRGRWPGLTVEARQVAGGPGATLVEESRRAELVVVGSRGLGGFAGLLLGSVSTQVAGHAQCPVLVVRPTDRPVPAAGPVLVGVDGSELAELAVGHAAEEAARRGVPLLLAHVVPPDAPSADDSAGDVGTADRLLTETAEAVRRRHPELAVSTRALSAAKPAQALVEASADAALVVVGSRGRGGFAGLLLGSVSQALVQHAQCPVLVAHPDAHAG encoded by the coding sequence ATGAACCGACCTGTCGTGGTGGGGGTGGACGGATCACCGGCGAGCCTGGTCGCGGCGGCGCACGCCGCGCAGGCCGCGGCGCAGCGGTTCCGCCCGTTGCACCTGGTGCACGGCTATCTGCACCCGCTCGGCTACGGCGTGCCGATCAACCCGTACGACGTGGGGCTGCCGGAGCCGAGCGAGGAAGCCCGGAAGATGCTCGACGAGACCGCGGCCGACCTGCGCGGACGCTGGCCGGGCCTGACCGTCGAGGCACGCCAGGTGGCTGGCGGTCCGGGGGCCACGCTGGTCGAGGAGTCCCGCCGTGCCGAGCTGGTGGTGGTCGGCAGCCGAGGTCTCGGCGGCTTCGCCGGGCTGCTGCTCGGCTCGGTCAGCACCCAGGTCGCCGGGCACGCGCAGTGCCCGGTGCTGGTGGTCCGGCCCACCGACCGGCCGGTCCCGGCCGCCGGTCCGGTGCTGGTCGGGGTGGACGGCTCCGAGCTGGCCGAGCTGGCCGTCGGGCACGCCGCCGAGGAGGCCGCCCGTCGGGGCGTGCCCCTGCTGTTGGCGCACGTCGTCCCGCCCGACGCGCCGTCGGCGGACGACTCCGCCGGTGACGTGGGAACGGCTGACCGTCTGCTGACGGAGACGGCCGAGGCGGTGCGCCGCCGGCATCCCGAGCTGGCCGTCTCCACACGTGCCCTGTCGGCGGCCAAGCCCGCGCAGGCGCTCGTCGAGGCCAGCGCGGACGCCGCGCTGGTGGTGGTCGGGAGCCGGGGCCGGGGTGGCTTCGCCGGACTGCTGCTCGGCTCGGTCAGCCAGGCCCTGGTACAACACGCGCAGTGCCCGGTGCTGGTCGCCCACCCGGACGCCCACGCCGGCTGA
- a CDS encoding universal stress protein, with protein MSNRSGAPVVVGVDGSPSALHAVRLAAREAAIRNRPLRVVHAFVWPLLGVPLGPAPDAPSEGGLRHQAERIVTEAVAEAGKVDPEVPVTGVVVDGAPTAVLLAEARDAVLVVLGSRGLGGFAGLLLGSSAVQVSSHAACPVLVVRGEPRADGPVVVGVDGSDLSDLAVAFAVEEAARRGTELVAVHAWLHPTPLGPGDMLPLAYDLDALADDEERVLVEAVAGWAERYPEVPIRRRLVRGAPARALVEESQTAQLVVVGARGRGGLAGLLLGSVSHAVLHHTRCPVAIVRHHDAR; from the coding sequence ATGAGCAACAGGTCAGGTGCCCCGGTGGTGGTGGGAGTCGACGGTTCACCCTCGGCACTGCACGCGGTACGGCTGGCGGCCCGGGAGGCGGCGATCCGGAACCGTCCGCTGCGGGTGGTGCACGCGTTCGTCTGGCCGCTGCTGGGCGTACCGCTGGGGCCGGCACCGGACGCGCCGTCGGAGGGCGGGCTGCGGCACCAGGCGGAACGCATCGTCACCGAGGCGGTCGCCGAGGCCGGCAAGGTCGATCCGGAGGTGCCGGTGACCGGGGTGGTGGTCGACGGCGCGCCGACGGCGGTGCTGCTGGCCGAGGCCCGGGACGCCGTGCTGGTGGTGCTCGGCAGCCGGGGGCTCGGCGGGTTCGCCGGCCTGTTGCTCGGCTCGTCGGCCGTGCAGGTCAGCTCGCACGCCGCCTGCCCGGTGCTGGTGGTCCGGGGCGAGCCCCGGGCGGACGGTCCGGTGGTGGTGGGCGTCGACGGTTCCGACCTGTCGGACCTGGCGGTCGCCTTCGCCGTGGAGGAGGCCGCGCGACGCGGGACGGAGCTGGTGGCGGTGCACGCCTGGCTGCACCCGACCCCGCTGGGCCCCGGTGACATGCTGCCGTTGGCGTACGACCTGGACGCGCTGGCCGACGACGAGGAGCGGGTGCTGGTCGAGGCGGTCGCCGGGTGGGCGGAGCGGTACCCGGAGGTGCCGATCCGGCGGCGGCTGGTCCGGGGCGCCCCGGCGCGGGCGCTGGTGGAGGAGTCGCAGACGGCCCAGCTGGTGGTGGTCGGGGCGCGTGGCCGGGGCGGACTGGCCGGCCTGCTGCTCGGCTCGGTCAGCCACGCGGTGCTGCACCACACCCGGTGCCCGGTGGCCATCGTCCGGCACCACGACGCACGGTGA
- the argH gene encoding argininosuccinate lyase has product MGGVDDKSLTENSAATNRTSLWGGRFAGGPSEALARLSVSVQFDWRLAPYDIAGSRAHARVLAGAGLLDPDELGRILAALDDLEAACASGAFRPTVDDEDVHTALERGLLERLGTLGGKLRAGRSRNDQVATDLRLYLRDHARGVAARLVELAEALVEQAGRHVDTAAPGMTHLQHAQPVTFGHWLLAHVHPLLRDLERLRDWDHRTAVSPLGAGALAGSGLPLDPVAVSKELGFRTSFANSMDAVADRDFVAEFLFVTAMIGVHLSRLGEEVVLWTSHEFGWVELDDAFATGSSIMPQKKNADVAELARGKSGRLVGGLMSVLTMLKGLPMTYDRDMQEDKEPAFDAVDTLELLLPALAGMISTMTVRVDRLVAAAPVGFSLATEVADWLVRRNVPFREAHEITGRLVALCVARDCALDEVSDADLAAVSGHLDPSVRDVLSVRSALAARTTPGSTGPGPVADQLAAAADQLAGWREWAAETVVPR; this is encoded by the coding sequence ATGGGCGGGGTGGACGACAAGAGTCTGACCGAGAACAGTGCCGCGACCAACCGGACGAGCCTCTGGGGTGGCCGGTTCGCCGGTGGCCCGTCGGAGGCCCTGGCCCGACTGTCGGTGAGCGTGCAGTTCGACTGGCGCCTGGCCCCGTACGACATCGCCGGCTCCCGGGCGCACGCCCGGGTCCTGGCCGGCGCCGGCCTGCTCGACCCGGACGAACTGGGCCGGATCCTCGCCGCCCTCGACGACCTGGAGGCGGCCTGCGCCTCCGGGGCGTTCCGCCCCACCGTCGACGACGAGGACGTGCACACCGCCCTGGAGCGGGGTCTGCTGGAACGCCTGGGCACCCTGGGCGGCAAGCTGCGCGCCGGCCGGTCCCGCAACGACCAGGTCGCCACCGACCTGCGGCTCTACCTGCGCGACCACGCCCGGGGGGTGGCCGCCCGGCTGGTCGAGCTGGCCGAGGCCCTGGTGGAGCAGGCCGGACGGCACGTCGACACCGCCGCGCCGGGGATGACCCACCTCCAGCACGCCCAGCCGGTCACCTTCGGCCACTGGCTGCTGGCGCACGTGCACCCGCTGCTGAGGGACCTGGAGCGGCTGCGCGACTGGGACCACCGCACCGCGGTGAGCCCGCTCGGCGCGGGTGCGCTCGCCGGTTCCGGCCTGCCGCTGGACCCGGTGGCCGTCTCCAAGGAGCTGGGTTTCCGCACCTCGTTCGCGAACTCGATGGACGCGGTCGCCGACCGGGACTTCGTCGCCGAGTTCCTCTTCGTCACCGCGATGATCGGGGTGCACCTGTCCCGCCTCGGCGAGGAGGTGGTGCTCTGGACGTCGCACGAGTTCGGCTGGGTCGAGCTGGACGACGCCTTCGCCACCGGGTCGTCGATCATGCCGCAGAAGAAGAACGCGGACGTCGCCGAGCTGGCCCGGGGCAAGTCCGGTCGTCTGGTCGGCGGGCTGATGAGCGTGCTGACCATGCTCAAGGGCCTGCCGATGACCTACGACCGGGACATGCAGGAGGACAAGGAGCCGGCCTTCGACGCGGTCGACACCCTGGAGCTGCTGCTGCCCGCCCTCGCCGGGATGATTTCCACCATGACGGTGCGGGTGGACCGGCTGGTCGCCGCCGCGCCGGTCGGTTTCTCGCTGGCCACCGAGGTCGCCGACTGGCTGGTCCGGCGCAACGTGCCGTTCCGCGAGGCACACGAGATCACCGGCCGGCTCGTGGCGCTCTGCGTGGCCCGGGACTGCGCCCTCGACGAGGTCTCCGACGCCGACCTGGCGGCGGTCAGCGGGCACCTCGACCCGTCGGTGCGGGACGTGCTCTCGGTCCGCTCGGCGCTGGCGGCCCGGACCACGCCCGGCTCGACCGGGCCCGGCCCGGTCGCCGACCAGCTCGCCGCCGCCGCCGACCAACTGGCCGGCTGGCGGGAGTGGGCCGCCGAGACGGTCGTCCCCCGCTGA
- a CDS encoding VOC family protein, with translation MTSIFVDDQEKALRFYTDLLGFAVRHDVPLGGGARWLTVVAPDQPDGVELLLEPNGNPIAKTYQEGLREAGLPVLIMRTDDIQREHDRLAALGVRFTMPPTPTGPVVSAIFDDTCGNLVSLQQPAG, from the coding sequence GTGACCAGTATTTTCGTCGACGACCAGGAGAAGGCGCTGCGGTTCTACACCGACCTGCTGGGCTTCGCGGTCCGCCACGACGTCCCCCTGGGCGGCGGGGCGCGCTGGCTGACCGTGGTCGCCCCCGACCAGCCCGACGGGGTCGAGTTGCTGCTGGAACCGAACGGCAACCCGATCGCGAAGACCTACCAGGAGGGGCTGCGGGAGGCCGGGCTACCCGTGCTCATCATGCGCACCGACGACATCCAGCGGGAACACGACCGGCTCGCCGCTCTCGGCGTGCGGTTCACCATGCCCCCGACGCCGACCGGCCCGGTGGTCTCGGCGATCTTCGACGACACCTGCGGCAACCTGGTCAGCCTCCAGCAGCCGGCCGGCTGA